Within the Miscanthus floridulus cultivar M001 chromosome 2, ASM1932011v1, whole genome shotgun sequence genome, the region TGGTCGGACATGATGGTCGCGATTGCTGAGAGTATTGCGCAGATCGCCACAGGGTGGGTTATCTTGATGTTGGTTTCTGCCTCCCCCATTTTGATTGTCTGGAGGGTGGCTTAGGCCTCATCCGAGTCTTTCATGAACGGGTCGTCTTGAAGGCTACTGTGTCCGAGTAGATCCTGCCCCTGAAGGGGCGGGTGGTTGGAAATAATCATGATTTAATTTAGTTTGTATCATGTAGGTCACGTTCTATTATTAAAGTACGTGTGGATACGTATTTATGAGGCTGCATGTAGTTGAACGAGATGTGTTGAGAAACTAGATAGGCATTAGtttgttagagcatctccaagagtttcctacATTTTTCTTCTAAAAAGTTGTAGTTTGGCAACTCTTAAAAAAATATTGGAAGGAAAAAAGAtagtcatctccaagagtttctaataaatgaTATCTAAAAAATTAAATTGAGGCTCACATCAACTTTTTCtggctttttttatttttttgtcacgGGAAACATATCGGCTGCCGTACCCTGAGGCCACGAtctccctgccgccgccgccaagtcCCAGCCAAGGCATCCACCACCCAGCCGGCTGCCGCCTCCTTCCAGCCAGCGACGTGAGTACTACTACTGCTTCTACACTCCAGCCAGCGATGTGAGTACTATTCTGCTTCTACGCGACGTCAGTACTATTCAGGGCAACACCTCTCGCTGGCTATGCTGACAAAAACGTCACAGGAAAACAAGTACAGCCCATAGTTTTGTGCCAAGCTAAACAACGAGGAGAAATATTTTAGCCATAATCAACTATCTTAAAGAGCTTCCTGGGTGCCGAATCTATGCCAGTTTGTTTGCAGGTGAGCTGGTAGTATGCTCCTTGACACTTATTATATATCTTTTAGTTTCATCTTATATTGGGATCTCATCCTTGGTAATTTGATAGCCCTTTCTAACCTACCAAGGTTCAACTGTTCGTGTGGTGGGTGGCACACCACATTTTGTATAAAAAACTTCAAGAACATCAACTGCAGAGACTGTTTGTTTATGTTTCTCAATGCAGAATCAAATAAAGTCAGAGAGTTTtgtcaaaagagagagagagagagagagagtcagagAGGCACACCTTAAATTGAAAACAATTGTGCACACTATTCTACTATTCTGCCTCGGTAGAATCATGGCGCTTGGCAAATCTCTATTGCAAAGAGAATTAGAAGATTCCTCATCAGACGACGATGATTGTCTCATCATGTCAGTAGCTGCAATTGTTGAAACATATTCAAATAAAAAAGGAAGACATGGTGGTTCTGTTCTAGGGCATAAAGTTATTTATCGAGATAGAGAAGGCGGGCAACAAAGGATGTTTCAAGATTACTTGGCTGATGGTCCGACATATGGCCCAGATTTATTCCGTCGGAGGTTTGTGCGCATTCACTTGTGATATGATCACTAGTACGCTAAGTAATTATTCTtacatttattttattttttaatttcagGTATAGGATGAGTCAGGACCTTTTCGTGCACATAATGAATGTTGTAGAATCATACGATGACTACTTTGTTCAAAAAAGAAGTGCAGCCAATGTTCTTGGATTAAGTTGCTTTCAGAAAGTCACAGCAGCATTTCGTATGCTAACATATGGAGTTCCAGCTGATGCTACGGATGAGTATGTTCGCATTGGAGAAAGTACCGCAATTGAGAGCCTACGTAGGTTCGTTGCTGCAGTTGTTGATTTATTTGAAGAAGAATACCTGAGATATCCTAATGAGGCTGACACAACACGCTTACTGGCACTCGGTGAGCAAAATGGTTTTCCTGGTATGTTAGGGTCCATCGATTGTATGCATTGGGCGTGGAAGAATTGTCCTGTAGAGTGGCAGGGTCAGTACAAGGGGCATATGGAGGAGCCCACTATTATTTTGGAGGCTGTTGCTTCCAACGATCTTTGGATATGGCATGCCTTTTTTGGAATGCCTGGGTCTCAtaatgacatcaatgtgcttcacCGGTCTCCTTTATTTGCTAAGCTggctgagggcagagctcctGAGGTGAATTATACCATAAATGGTCATGATTATACGATGGGTTATTATCTAGCCGATGGTATATACCCATCA harbors:
- the LOC136538846 gene encoding uncharacterized protein, with protein sequence MALGKSLLQRELEDSSSDDDDCLIMSVAAIVETYSNKKGRHGGSVLGHKVIYRDREGGQQRMFQDYLADGPTYGPDLFRRRYRMSQDLFVHIMNVVESYDDYFVQKRSAANVLGLSCFQKVTAAFRMLTYGVPADATDEYVRIGESTAIESLRRFVAAVVDLFEEEYLRYPNEADTTRLLALGEQNGFPGMLGSIDCMHWAWKNCPVEWQGQYKGHMEEPTIILEAVASNDLWIWHAFFGMPGSHNDINVLHRSPLFAKLAEGRAPEVNYTINGHDYTMGYYLADGIYPSWATLVKSISQPMGNKNKYFAKAQEAARKDVERAFGVLQSRFAIVRGAARLWDTETLGNIMKACVIMHNMIVEDEGVVDPTERFDYGGQNVKPCHESNRTLDEFIEAHKRIRDKEIHHQLKADLIEHLWQYFPDKY